One Neovison vison isolate M4711 chromosome 2, ASM_NN_V1, whole genome shotgun sequence genomic window carries:
- the LOC122899831 gene encoding delta(3,5)-Delta(2,4)-dienoyl-CoA isomerase, mitochondrial-like: protein MAAAVVVSRSLRSLLIRRVMAPTHPGLSLSLRPMSSIAQDVASTAAPRDVPDHNYESLRVTAAQKHILHVQLNRPEKRNAMNKAFWREMVECFNKIAQDPDCRAVVISGAGKLFTAGIDLMDMALEILQPQGDDVARTSWYLRSLISKYQETFSVIEKCPKPVIAAIHGACVGAGVDLITACDIRYCAQDAFFQVKEVDIGLAADVGTLQRLPKVIGNQSLVNKLAFTCRKMMADEALGSGLVSRVFPDEVQMLDAAFTLAAEISTKSPMAVQSTKINLVYSRNHSVAEGLNYAATWNMSMLQTQDIVNSVQAAVEKQELKNVTFSKL from the coding sequence ATGGCGGCAGCCGTGGTGGTGTCTCGCAGTCTGCGGAGCCTGCTGATACGACGAGTGATGGCTCCCACCCACCCAGGTCTCAGCCTTAGCCTTCGCCCCATGAGCTCCATTGCTCAAGATGTGGCCTCCACAGCAGCCCCTAGAGACGTGCCAGACCACAACTATGAGTCCCTTCGGGTGACAGCTGCTCAGAAACACATCCTGCATGTGCAGCTAAACCGGCCTGAGAAGAGGAATGCCATGAACAAAGCCTTCTGGAGAGAGATGGTGGAGTGCTTCAACAAGATAGCACAAGACCCCGACTGTCGGGCTGTGGTGATCTCTGGTGCAGGAAAATTGTTCACTGCAGGTATCGACCTTATGGACATGGCTTTGGAAATCCTGCAGCCCCAAGGAGATGATGTAGCCCGCACCAGCTGGTACCTCCGTAGCCTCATCAGCAAATACCAAGAGACCTTCAGTGTCATCGAGAAGTGCCCGAAGCCCGTGATCGCCGCCATCCATGGGGCCTGCGTTGGTGCAGGCGTGGATCTCATCACTGCTTGTGACATCCGGTACTGTGCCCAGGATGCTTTCTTCCAGGTGAAGGAGGTGGACATAGGTTTGGCGGCTGATGTGGGAACGCTGCAGAGACTGCCCAAAGTCATCGGAAACCAGAGCCTAGTCAACAAGCTGGCCTTCACTTGCCGCAAGATGATGGCTGATGAGGCCCTGGGCAGTGGGCTGGTCAGCCGGGTGTTCCCAGACGAGGTGCAGATGCTTGATGCGGCCTTCACCCTGGCGGCCGAGATTTCCACCAAGAGCCCCATGGCGGTACAGAGCACCAAGATCAACCTGGTCTACTCCCGCAACCATTCGGTGGCCGAGGGCCTCAATTACGCGGCCACCTGGAATATGAGCATGCTGCAAACCCAGGACATCGTTAACTCTGTCCAGGCTGCAGTGGAGAAGCAGGAACTGAAGAACGTCACCTTCTCCAAGCTCTGA